TGGACTCATTTATTAATACTTTTTAGAATGTGTTTTTTGGTTATTAGTTGAAATGTCacataaaagtgaaagtaatttttagtgtttgagTAATCTGTTAATATTTTCtgcttttttgctaaaaagcatTATTGTACAAAATTTTTGTAAGAAATACACTACCTGTGAATACAATATTACCTCCAAGCCAGAACGTGAAAAAGAGACTTCctattataaacaaaatattgatttAATATGTTGTGATAACAAAAGTTGAATGGCCCAGTAATCGTGTTTCcaaaattgataatgataatcTGTTCATCTTTTTCCTGCACTTGTCATATAATTTTCACCAGAGCATTAGCTCATGCTATATAGTATATAGCATTGCCTAAAGAGGATGGAATGTGCAATGGACAGCCTAATGTAAAAGGACATCTAGATTCCACATTGTTCAGGCAACCACTAACACTTGCCCGACCAAGGTGGAGCCCAAATATTCCCTCACATGAGAACGCATATTGCATTGTACACTGGACCCCGGTCTGGGAGAGTACTCCAGttgttttttttcacaaaatacaacttccattatttttttttctcacaagaGGATCTTCAGTTTCACTTGAGGCAAGCCATACTTGCAACACAGAATATGCCATGAAACCAAAGGAATTTTTGGTTAACAAATTTGTGTCAAGCAAATGTTGCTAGCTTGCTTGCTTGATGTTTCCGATGCTGCAGCCTGCAGGTTTTGCATGATGTTCCAGTATCAAGCATATTATGCAAACCATGCAATTTGGATCATTTgctaattaaaaagaaaagagagaaagaaaaggaaaccaaTATCAGCATTCATTTCCTAATTCCAACTTAAAACCTCAAAGTATTCTTGCCCATGAATGCGCAATGaacaaattattctttttgatGATCATAAACAATTGTACAGTACAATATTAGGAAATATTCGAAAGGAAAACAACTAAACAGGAAAAAGTACAAAATCTGGACATGCACATTCAAGATGTGCGAAGAATAGCACAACTACATGCAGGTCCTACAAAAAcagcaaaagaagaaatgaaaaacgGATCAAGATTAGTCAAACCAGGTATGCTCAACTGAACAAAGTTATATTCATGCCCCTATCTAACCACATGCATGGACACAAACATATATACCACCAATGATTTGACAATCCACGACTGTTATGACCAACTATACCTGCAGTTGTctgatattttcaaattttgtagttttttttttttttcattaaaggGGTTTTCTCCTGTATACTTCATGTATCTTAGGGTTGCAACTCTCTTTGCTTTTAATGAAacacattacttataaaaaaaaaaacaaccaacaaaaaaaactataacACAATGCTGAATATGCAAAACAAAAAGTATTGAGCAAACTCAATAACTGCAGTCTACTTGAGTCTTTCATGTCTTCTACTCCGAACACATTCTGTAAATCATAGACTATCATTGCTTTTCTAAATTCTAATGTCAACCTAGGTTCGCGCTATCTAGACTTTCGCATGAAGGCATTTGTTTTATAATTCAATCATTGTTCTATATTTATGTTCATTGCAGTGACATATTACTCGTTAACTGCTCAGTATTTTCTACCATAGACAGGGGTTCTCTTAAAGCTACATACATTCAATCTCATTTACAAAATGATAACTTGAATGGGATCACTACAATATAAATAGAACATCTGACTGAATCAGTGAGTAAAAGGAAACATGGCTCTAAAATTCTTGTGTATAAGATCCAACAATAAACTTTTCAGGAGAGAATCTAGGCTCTGTTTGTCAATGTGCTTTGGGTgtgttttttggtttgaaaaagtgttttgatgtgaccTAAGGTGAAaactgttttttatattttagaagtattttgtgtttgtgttgtttgtttatgtttttgtttcgtaaaatgaaaataaaagacaataaacaaaaaatttaacaaacagAGCCCAAGGAATCTAATTTGTAGGAAATAGAAGCACTAAGGTAACTTTCTATAGAACACTTGAAACCCCATTGCAGTTAGATAAAAAATTAGTGTTGTTGCCAATTTATCAAAAAAGTGTTGTTGCCAAATAAGTAAACGAGTGAAACAATCCAAATGCCCTACAAAATGTTCTGCAGTCTCATCAGTTTCAAATTACTTCTACCTGTGTGAACATGAAAGAAAGTGCATGTCTTAACACCAAATGTAGTAGCCAGTGCAATAAAACTTTCCCCATCAGTATCTTAAACCACACACActtccccccccaaaaaaaaaaaaaagaacagagagagagagagaggcaaacaaaactaaagattgCATTTTATGGGACAAGTGAACAATTAGAGAGGGGGAGGAGCACTACGAAGATGAATTAAACAAGAAGTGGCGAAATGTAAGCATGTCAATCTATCAAAAACTAACAAGAGTAAGATCACAAAAAAGGTAAAACAACTTAGTAAAATATGGTGTTAAGAAGACTAATCAAATCTTAACAAAGCCTTACTGAACAAATTTGTATGTGAATCCACATACAACATTGATTCTCACCAAACTAGAAACAAAATGCATATTAAGTGACAGCTGACGAAATGAAGATAAATCCATGGTCTCTTTTGTAAGTATAAATTCTTGCTATACCATTTAAGAACAAGGAAACGAGAGAAAATAAGCACAACAAGGCTGAAAGCAATAGGAATACCAACTCACATTTAATTGTTTTGGACATGGAGGCTGATAGGGTCTACTTAAGAATCACCGTTCAATTCATCTGAATCTGAATCACTCGCATTATAACCTACCAAAAGCCACCATACCAACAGATacacttaattaaaaacaaaaacaaataccaAATACAACAACACGGAAAAGAGGAGGGGGGAAGATGGGAGATGGAAGTTCAACCTGGATGCTTATCACTAACTTTCCAAACCGAAGACCGATTTCTGGATGCCCTTGTCATCCAAACTCTTCCCTAAAATCCCAAGAAATCAGACtaagttttggaaaaagaatTTAATCTACAAAGACTACATTAGAAGTAAAGGTGCGGGCTCAGTACAATAGACGCAAACTAAAACTCTTATTGGCAGATTAAATcactaaagaaaaaacataaaattcgTAACTTTTTCACTATCCTTCTTTTCCCCACTTTCTTCCCAACATAAAATTCCAATATTTAAACAAATCCTGCTTTGAAACCAATTTTACTCATCCAACCACAAAattcaataacaaaaataaacgAACAAAAAAGTATAATCAAATCAACATCCCcataattcatataaaaaaaaaaaagcgccaGACCCACCAAAccccaaaaaccaaaagaaaaagattatgaACCTTCTGGGCATCTCTGGGAACGCCATAACCGCTGTAATACATCTGACCCACCAAGATCTGCATGTTGATATCACCAGCCTTGGCTTCCTTGAGCGTGTCCTTGAACCACCGCTTCACGCACTCCGACACTACCTCCGACAGCGGCACCCTATTACTGCTACTATCGCTGTTGCTGCTCTCCATGTCCTTCTCCTTACTCCGCAGGTGTCGTCGTTTCAGTGTGCTTCTGGGGTTTAATACGCTGCGACGTGGCTTTGGCGAGCAGACGAGACCTGATCGGAGAAGGAAACGATTTTTCCATAGAAAGAGTTATATAaagtttgaatttctttttctttttcttttttttaatatgcagAGAGAAAAACTTTGGTTTGTTTATTGCTTACCTATTGGTAGCACAAAGTTGAGGACGTGTTCGGTTACTGGGAAAATTTTTGGGGTATTTATACGTTCAGGGAAATATGAAAGTGGAAGATTTTGAAGGTTCCAAGGAGGGTTTACGAAGGTAAAGGGAACTTCAACTTTGCAAAGCGACTTTGAGAAGACGGAGTTGAAGGGCAAGAAAGGAGacttgatttgatttaattgccTTGGCCAGTTGGCCTTGACTCCCTTGGCAACAGCAATTTCTTAGGTGTCACTAAACTTGAACTAATAATACAGTCCTAGTCATCCGCGTGTCGTTAATCATGTTAATCACAAATACATTGATCACAATTAAGTGACTAACATGATGTGAATCTACAAATTGATGTGACGATTCATATAGTACTGTCACattaatcactattaaatttaattaaaataatattacttttaacatttatttcacgtttaaatatatgatatagttggtatatatttttgtttgtatagAACATAGCAATAGTATGCTTATGTAATTCTCATTTGCATTAATGTATATTTAGAGAAATTCTATATACAACACAAGTATTCCACTTTTATCTAAATGTGCTaacaaattgttaaaataatagcattTATTAATACTGGGATAAAAGTAGGATATCGATATATTTAACACTTAATAAAAATCGTAGGATGTGCTGTCTTGATCCAGACATTCACTTGGCATTATCCAAATCGTCCACTATAAGTTGGGGGAAGATGGTTTGTTTAAGTAGGGGAGGAACCCACtcaaacatatattattttcaagTTGTTTGTGTGGAGTAAACTCGAATGCATCTATTAAAATATTCgttaataaaaacttttttcaGCTGAATTGTTCAAAACCTACAAGGCGAGAATATTAATTCATTATGCTGTCCAGCAGCTATCCAGGTTTTAATATAGATCTTCAGTGACAATTTTAAGGAATCAAATGAACCCCAGttgagtttcaaaaaaaaaataaagctctCTAAAAGCCAAACCTATGATGAGCTAATTATAATGGTAAGGGATCGAGATTGGCTGCAATTTGCTGGCCAAATTACTGCCTATTCGACCTACGAATGCGACTCCTTATAGGACCTGCCTACTTAAGCAGATGCCCTAGTAGCCCACAGTACAAAGCTTACCTACTCGGACAAGTAAATCCCATTAGAGCTTTCTCTCAATTAACTGCCCCAATTATAGCCAATCTAGATAGTCTATTGTAGGGTATCCGGATCTCGGAGGATGCATAGAAATTAATACCTGTCCCAGTTTCTTGGTGGAATTTAATGTGCACAAAGAAATAACCAAGCACTGCCACTCCAAAAACTTTGGCTACAGCTATTTACAAACGACCATACAGTTGGAATAAATTGTTTATAGAATAATCGACACTGCtaaatatgtttgtattttttgatatttcacACCGTAATTGAGCTGTACTGAAGAAAGCTGGACATGGATGGCCAATCATACATTGGccaaatacaaggaaaaatgGAGGAAATATGCCTCAGAAATGCACTACATACAAGATTACAAAATTGCATCAGTAAAATACAGATTAAAATCATGCCACTCCAACACAATTTACACTTGCCAAGGTTGTAAATAATAATACTTGGAATTTGATTGGAACAGCACTTGCACACTGAACCTCAGCTGTCATTCTTGTATAAAACATTCGACTCCAGACTGATTTTCTGAAGGTAGAGCACGGCTACAAGCCAATGAATACATCTTCAATGtgtgtgagtgagagagagagagagagagagagaaagaaagaagggggGAATGAGGGGAGTATTATACATGAATGTGAagcagaaagaaagaatacaCCAGATAACAGAAATTTTCTATTAACTAAAGCTGAGAGAACAAAATCTCCCAAACCATTTCAAGTGCTGCAGTACCATAGACCTAGTTTTTTTTCAAGCGTCACTCCAACTATCAGAATCATTGTCTTCATCACTTCCAGCGAATGCCTAGTTCAAGAGTTGCCATTTTAATATAGTGCACCAACAAACACAGAAACATACACACCCACacacagacagagagagagagagtgagaaaccTGGCGAATTGTTTTTGCTTTCTCCAAAATAGCAGCAACCTTCAGGTTGGTATTAGGACCATGAATGCTGGCTCTTGTCACCACTGCAGGCTTCAAGTTGAAGGACTGAGAAAGCAAAAATACTCATTCCTCAGCTCATATAATTGCATTaggggaaaaaaaggaagagatgGAGGGGGGATGaagcaaaaaatattaaaaaataaataaacagatCAAATCTAACCTTTGTTCGTATCTGTTCTAGTAATGAATCTCTTTCATCTACCTTTGGTACATTATGAGGCCGAACCCGTTCAGCTACCTTTCTCAACTGCAAAAGGTTCAAAATGTCATATCAAGTACTCTCCAAGCAACGAAGGAGAAAATTGTGAAAAGCATGGACACCAGAAAACGATCATTACCTTGCTTTTGTCATGAGCAGCAACAGCATCAATGAGAGGATTTCGAGGACGAGGAAGCTTCGGTGGATTGCCATTTGGCTTTTGTACTAAGCCTGGTACTTGAGGGGTTTCTCCATCTGAAGTCAGTGAAGTATGCTGAGGCTGTTCTGCTTCCATGGTTGGTGGTGGCATAGATGTGTCGAAAAGAACATTTGGCTTTTCTACTAGGCCTGGTACATGAGGGGTTTCTCCATCTGAAGTCAGTGAAGCATGCTGAGGCTGTTCTGCTTCCATGGTTGGTGGTGGCATAGATGTGTCGAAAAGAACATTTGGCTTTTCTACTAGGCCTGGTACATGAGGGGTTTCTCCATCTGAAGTCAGCGAAGCATGCGGGGTTTCTCCATCTGAAGTCAGCGAAGCATGCTGAGGCTGTTCTGCTTCCATGGTTGGTGGTGGCATAGATGTGTCAAAAAGAACATTTGGCTTTTCTACTAGGCCTGGTACATGAGGGGTTTCTCCATCTGAAGTCAGTGAAGCATGCTGAGGCCGTTCTGCTTCCAAGGTTGGTGGTGGCATAGATGTGTCAAAAGGATTTCGCCATTCCCCTTCAGAATAATTTTTCTGCGTGGGTTGAAGTGTTTTATCCTCTGACCTTGTTTCTGGTCCAAATTGGTTGAGATGCCCAATCAATTTCTCTTGTGAAGATTCAGGATCATGTCTAAGAGTTGTATATTCAGTGGTTGGTATTGGCGAAAATGGGATTGAACTAGAGTGAGCCTTTTCTCCCTCTAAAGAAAGGAAACCATATTCAGGTCTCTCATCAAGTATTGCTGGGGACGTTAAGAATGGATTCATGCTTTGTGTTCCCTTCAAAGAGAGGCAGTTGTATTGACTATCTGCATCACTAACCATGGTTGGCACTTGCAAAGAGAAAGGAATCGGCCGCACCAAATTACTCACTAATTGTTCAGAAGCATGTTGGGATTTCTCATCTTCTACAGGCATGATGGGTAAAAGTGGGTTCTGATGCTGCAAAATTCCTGTCTTGATTGTTGAAAAGCCAAATTGAGCTTTCTGATCATCGAGTGGCTGCAACAGTGGGAAAGCATACTGACTAGCTTCAACCAAATCACTCTGAGAAGCTAGGGATGCATTTTGAGCCTTTCCCATCCTCCATTGCATAGGAGGTAGAGGTGGCAATGGTGGCATCTCCTCCAGATTAACTTGAGCTGCCTCAGGGGGCAGGCCAAAGCTAGGAAGGGCAGACTCTAATGGATCCATTGCTTGCTTAGAACCATCAAGTTCCAGATCAGCTGACTGTGGTAAAAACTCCAACACTGAAGGTTGGCATTGAAGGTGTTCTGGACAAGATTCAGGAGAACCAAAGCCTATTTCATGTAAGTGAGTTGAAGATTGTATCTGTTCACACCTTTCCTGATCTACAAGATTCAGAGATCGTATCTGTTCAGATTGAATTTTTGGAGAGTTATAAGCTGGTTCATCTTCTTGAAATCTTTCCACATCAGCTTGATCAGCTGCAAATGGCAACGGCTTCTCCAAAGGAGCTTCTGCCTCTGGGAGGTATCCGGTAGGTGAAGACACCTCATCTTCACTATTCTCTAAAAGATGACTCTGATGGTGAGATTTTGATTCTGGTTGTTGATTGCTTAGTCCTGAATATGTTGGGGATGTTATAACATCATTGTCAGACAAAGTATTGGCTAGAGATGATTCATGATCATTATcaaatgttttcaaattgcaatggTCGGAAGAGACTGGCTTGCATGGGGTATCTGGAGGAGCAACTTCCAGTTGATTCACTTTTTTGTGTTCCTCAGTTTCTGCAAGACATTCTGGAGAAGTTGCCTCATTAAATTCTGTCCCTTTCTCATGAGAATCGACAAATCCAGAATGAGACTCTTGCAAATTTGTATGATTCCCTGATGGAGAGAAAGCTAGATCTGGAGACAGACAAATCACATCATTGACGTCATCATTTGTGCTGGTGACAGCGGCAGCAGACAGAGATACATCTGCTATAACTGGCTCAGTTACTACAGCGTCTAAATTTACGTGATCCTCATGGCACGggtaattttgataattagatGGAACTTCAAGAGGAACAGCATCACCTCCCCTTGCATCCATACTGCAGGTGGATATACCAATTTCCTTACCATCTTCTGCCCTTAGCATCTCATCAACATCTGATTTCTCATCAGAATATGGAACACTCAATTCTGCAGAATCAAGTTCAACTTCTGCAATATTGTCTATTAAAACTGACAGGTGCTGCCCCTCTACGTTTTGTACCTTTTGAGTTTCCACCATGGGAGTTAAGTCTTCCGAGTTGATTCCATTCTCCATAAGAGCACCACCGGCTTTG
Above is a genomic segment from Corylus avellana chromosome ca9, CavTom2PMs-1.0 containing:
- the LOC132191952 gene encoding uncharacterized protein LOC132191952, which encodes MESSNSDSSSNRVPLSEVVSECVKRWFKDTLKEAKAGDINMQILVGQMYYSGYGVPRDAQKGRVWMTRASRNRSSVWKVSDKHPGYNASDSDSDELNGDS
- the LOC132191438 gene encoding protein SCAR2 isoform X2, whose amino-acid sequence is MPGSSTVISAGQYVQMASNRFDVAGAGACLKRYTDPSFFKVEAASSTTATAEVQREKKNRKMKKKGSRWRNGETPEVHLPSHAKLHQLFQEERIENGFSNSARLVKLKRRPLNGCPFNSKAGKSIMEKFLETPTPEQKVLHEIYVTSPMNLTIDDSSESGLEILEIRTVSPGKKSPQGKESVCSSPNAPNAQEVVSKSYMDKFNAQEVVSKPYMDKFNGNVIGGEIVKVPKPADGGDMDDISPSTLHNIAVGGELKTEGTVDGYHSDDLTSEIDNYVDALTTMESEMETENEYRPKNEQGFLTVKKRGRDSDGNEENLAQLSDSQSFGNSSASDCGNSSFKNNRSSFSDSDTLSSLADNTASGGDGAAKVSPSAETCAAESADMPPSQLMDESMGTKSDELAVPNGTCIKEDKIPGLGEASCSSCLTDSIPVLLPLDHGVHSSLDTLLGPEVKEATFDSLKLGSKLSETDEISENLAYSRAVGSDVPTQPMNDIQLIGSAESHLDGEDPNVVSDASLHLLDISELTPKNKRSDNSLNKVLQTESADEDYSENLVDGRIGSPPLSITCTEKPLLHSVLPEVKAGSDVVPTTCSSDVVDQDDIVPKAGGALMENGINSEDLTPMVETQKVQNVEGQHLSVLIDNIAEVELDSAELSVPYSDEKSDVDEMLRAEDGKEIGISTCSMDARGGDAVPLEVPSNYQNYPCHEDHVNLDAVVTEPVIADVSLSAAAVTSTNDDVNDVICLSPDLAFSPSGNHTNLQESHSGFVDSHEKGTEFNEATSPECLAETEEHKKVNQLEVAPPDTPCKPVSSDHCNLKTFDNDHESSLANTLSDNDVITSPTYSGLSNQQPESKSHHQSHLLENSEDEVSSPTGYLPEAEAPLEKPLPFAADQADVERFQEDEPAYNSPKIQSEQIRSLNLVDQERCEQIQSSTHLHEIGFGSPESCPEHLQCQPSVLEFLPQSADLELDGSKQAMDPLESALPSFGLPPEAAQVNLEEMPPLPPLPPMQWRMGKAQNASLASQSDLVEASQYAFPLLQPLDDQKAQFGFSTIKTGILQHQNPLLPIMPVEDEKSQHASEQLVSNLVRPIPFSLQVPTMVSDADSQYNCLSLKGTQSMNPFLTSPAILDERPEYGFLSLEGEKAHSSSIPFSPIPTTEYTTLRHDPESSQEKLIGHLNQFGPETRSEDKTLQPTQKNYSEGEWRNPFDTSMPPPTLEAERPQHASLTSDGETPHVPGLVEKPNVLFDTSMPPPTMEAEQPQHASLTSDGETPHASLTSDGETPHVPGLVEKPNVLFDTSMPPPTMEAEQPQHASLTSDGETPHVPGLVEKPNVLFDTSMPPPTMEAEQPQHTSLTSDGETPQVPGLVQKPNGNPPKLPRPRNPLIDAVAAHDKSKLRKVAERVRPHNVPKVDERDSLLEQIRTKSFNLKPAVVTRASIHGPNTNLKVAAILEKAKTIRQAFAGSDEDNDSDSWSDA
- the LOC132191438 gene encoding protein SCAR2 isoform X1; amino-acid sequence: MPLTRYQIRNEYSLADPELYRAADKDDPEALLEGVAMAGLVGVLRQLGDLAEFAAEIFRDLHEEVMVTAARGHGLMARVQQLEAEVPSIEKAFLSQTSHSLFFPNAGVDWHPNLRAEQNLVTRGDLPRFVMDSYEECRGPPRLFLLDKFDVAGAGACLKRYTDPSFFKVEAASSTTATAEVQREKKNRKMKKKGSRWRNGETPEVHLPSHAKLHQLFQEERIENGFSNSARLVKLKRRPLNGCPFNSKAGKSIMEKFLETPTPEQKVLHEIYVTSPMNLTIDDSSESGLEILEIRTVSPGKKSPQGKESVCSSPNAPNAQEVVSKSYMDKFNAQEVVSKPYMDKFNGNVIGGEIVKVPKPADGGDMDDISPSTLHNIAVGGELKTEGTVDGYHSDDLTSEIDNYVDALTTMESEMETENEYRPKNEQGFLTVKKRGRDSDGNEENLAQLSDSQSFGNSSASDCGNSSFKNNRSSFSDSDTLSSLADNTASGGDGAAKVSPSAETCAAESADMPPSQLMDESMGTKSDELAVPNGTCIKEDKIPGLGEASCSSCLTDSIPVLLPLDHGVHSSLDTLLGPEVKEATFDSLKLGSKLSETDEISENLAYSRAVGSDVPTQPMNDIQLIGSAESHLDGEDPNVVSDASLHLLDISELTPKNKRSDNSLNKVLQTESADEDYSENLVDGRIGSPPLSITCTEKPLLHSVLPEVKAGSDVVPTTCSSDVVDQDDIVPKAGGALMENGINSEDLTPMVETQKVQNVEGQHLSVLIDNIAEVELDSAELSVPYSDEKSDVDEMLRAEDGKEIGISTCSMDARGGDAVPLEVPSNYQNYPCHEDHVNLDAVVTEPVIADVSLSAAAVTSTNDDVNDVICLSPDLAFSPSGNHTNLQESHSGFVDSHEKGTEFNEATSPECLAETEEHKKVNQLEVAPPDTPCKPVSSDHCNLKTFDNDHESSLANTLSDNDVITSPTYSGLSNQQPESKSHHQSHLLENSEDEVSSPTGYLPEAEAPLEKPLPFAADQADVERFQEDEPAYNSPKIQSEQIRSLNLVDQERCEQIQSSTHLHEIGFGSPESCPEHLQCQPSVLEFLPQSADLELDGSKQAMDPLESALPSFGLPPEAAQVNLEEMPPLPPLPPMQWRMGKAQNASLASQSDLVEASQYAFPLLQPLDDQKAQFGFSTIKTGILQHQNPLLPIMPVEDEKSQHASEQLVSNLVRPIPFSLQVPTMVSDADSQYNCLSLKGTQSMNPFLTSPAILDERPEYGFLSLEGEKAHSSSIPFSPIPTTEYTTLRHDPESSQEKLIGHLNQFGPETRSEDKTLQPTQKNYSEGEWRNPFDTSMPPPTLEAERPQHASLTSDGETPHVPGLVEKPNVLFDTSMPPPTMEAEQPQHASLTSDGETPHASLTSDGETPHVPGLVEKPNVLFDTSMPPPTMEAEQPQHASLTSDGETPHVPGLVEKPNVLFDTSMPPPTMEAEQPQHTSLTSDGETPQVPGLVQKPNGNPPKLPRPRNPLIDAVAAHDKSKLRKVAERVRPHNVPKVDERDSLLEQIRTKSFNLKPAVVTRASIHGPNTNLKVAAILEKAKTIRQAFAGSDEDNDSDSWSDA